GCTAACGCTTCGGTCCCAGCGTCTCTCGAATGAATAAACGAGAGATCTCAAAAGGCTGGGACTGATTCTCACACTTCGCATCGCTGCCGCTTAGTACAAAAAAATCACCAGTTTACAATCTCATCCACTTCTTCTGGAGACAAACGGAATGATTCGTAGTTTCCTTTTGCTTCCGGCAAATTCTTGAACAAGAAAGCTCCCATTCCTTTTGCAAAAGCATCGAACTTGGATTTCTTTGCTCCCGATTTTCTATCATGAACTGCTTGCTCTAAAAATTCGGAAAGAGCCAAGGCACCATACGCTTGGTCCGAAAGATCCACTCTATAGGTTTCCTTCCATTCTCTTGGCTTCTCTTCTATATTGCGATTCCAATCGTTCAGCAGGCTCTCTCCTAAAGAAGCTGCCTCTTTTAACTCAGGATATTCTTTTGCTGCTTGGAAATTCTTTCCTAACTCTGCAACAAATGAATCTCGGATCTTGGTCCGATTCATCGCTCCTAAAGCGTGATCCGTAATGATGAGGTGAGTTCCTTCCCAAGTTTCGTTGATAATGCAATCATTATGCAATCTAGGAAGACAGGTATAATCCCCGATGATCCCTGAACCTCCCAAAGCCATGATCGCCCTATGAGTGATCTGTGAAGAAAGAGAAGAAGATCGATATTTCATGAGAGGAGTAGAGATCTGCTCTGCAAGAATTCCTTTTTGGGCCCAATCGATCCCTCTAAAAATAGGCATTACAATAGCCGCATAAAGAATTCTGATCTCAGCCAATTCTCTAGAATACGCAGAGAATTCTTCGATCTTCTTTCCATAGGCTGTCCTGTAGCGGGAATATTCTCTGGCTTCCATGAATGCTCTTCTGGACATTCCTGCAGCGGCGAGTCCCACATGCACTCTGGAAGTCCGGATCACGTATCGGATCAGATTGGCAATTCCGTGAGCAGGACGGCCCAAGGCTTCCGCCTCTACATTCTCGTATACGATCTCTACAGTGAGCTTTCCTTTGGATCCGATAATATCCTTTTTTCTTAATATATGATGTCCGTTTAATTCACCATTGTCCTTGATCCTAGGAACCAAGAAAAGACCTACAGTATCCGTATCTTCTATCTTAGCGGTAGTGACCCAAAGATCTCCCGGGTTGGAACAAAACCATTTTTCTCCATTCAAGATCCATTTTCCATTCTCGCCCTTGGTAGCAATGGTACGGTTGGCTCCCACATTACTTCCACCAACTCTTTCGGTCACATATTGTCCCGCCATAAAATGGGATTCAGAGCCCTTGCCCGCAACTAGAGGAAGATATTTCTTTTTCTGCTCTTCGGTACCTATACCTTGTAGGACACGAATCATTCCCTCGGTCATAGCCAAAGGACAGGTAACTCCACCTTCTCCATTCTGATTGGCAAGATAGGTCAATGCTTGTCTATGAAGATCGGAGAATGGGAACTTCCATTCATCATGAAAATCTAAATTAACAATTCCATAATCATAGGAAATCTTACGAGATTGCTTTTGCTCGTGAGAATATACAATCTGATCGATCCGGTTCCCAGTCCTGTCGTATTTGACTACCTCTCCGTATTTTCCTTCCTTATGAGAGGCTTCAGTGAGCTCGTCTAGAACTCCTCCGACTAATTGACCGTATCCTTTTAAATGATCGATCATCGCCTTTTTGTGATCCGGTTTGTAATCGGCCGAATATCGATCCAATATCCGTTGGAGGATCTTATCCTCTTCGTAAAAATTCTTGCCTCGATTTCCTTTGTAACCTGTGAGATCGTAAGCGGATAAAGCGGGATTCTCCGCAGCATAAAGAGTATGACTCATAACAATTCCTGAAGATGGATTCTTCTATCGCTATCATAAGCTTTTATTATACGACTGCGAGAACTTTTTCCCACCCGAGATCTCGGGCGGAACTGATTGAACGTCGTTTGTTTGCTAAGAAAAGATATGGACGGCTCTATCGCTTTATAAGAGGTCGCAAAGACTTCTTAATATTCTAGAACCATTCCTTCGTAAGGAGCGATCTCGAAGACCACAGGGATCTCCATCTTTTCCGGTTTTCTATGGGTTGAAATGAGGATTTGTGCAGTACGATTTGCGTTCGCCACGATCTTCTTGGATTCGTTCTCGAAGTTGAGAATGATCAGGCACTTCTTCTTATCGTATTCTCTAGTGTATTGCAATACTCCTGGAGGAGAATCGTAATCCAGAGCGAGAGTTCCTTTCTTAAGGATCTCGTTTCCTTTTCGAAGCCATATTAGTTTTTTATAAAAGTTTAAAAGACTATCTATACTGCGAGACTGAGTTTCTACGTTGATAAAATCGTGCTGAGAAAAAACAGGAAGCCAAGGTTCATTCTCACTGAATCCTCCGTTCTTATCTCCGGACCAGCACATAGGAAGGCGGCAATTGTCTCGGCTAGGATACACCGGCCAATAACGAATTCCTACAGGATCCTTGATCCTATTCTTCGGAACTCTCTCGTCCATCATTCCGAGTTCCTCTCCATAATATAGGAAAGGAGTTCCTCTCAAGGTAAGAAGCATCATAGCAGCGATCTTGGCGCGATGAACGGTCTCTCTTCCCTTGGCATATCTAGTGATATGGCGTCGAAAATCATGATTACTTAATGTATAATTGGGCCAGCCACGTTCTCGGAGATACTTCTCCCATTCTTTGATGACATCTCTGAATTTTTCTGCCTTCCAAGGAGTGTAAAAGAAAGCGAAGTTAAATGCAAGATGGAGTTCGTCTCCCTTGTCTCCGTAATACGAAGCAGGAAGAGCACTAGTACCCGGAGGCTCCATCATCACTTCTCCCACGGACATCTTGTCTCCGTAAGAATCTAAGAGTTTACGGAGATCCTTTAGGATATCGTGCATCTCAGGACGGTCCCGATCATAAAGATGGTTTTGCTGATCGAATGGTCTTGCGATCCATCTCTTGCGAGGATTGCTTCTGAGTTCGGCATCCTTCACGAAGAGATTCACCACATCCAAACGGAAACCATCCACTCCCATATCTAACCAGAAGCGAACCATATTGAAGATCGCCTTCTTGACTTCGGGATTTCTCCAATTTAAGTCAGGTTGTTCAGCTAAGAATGAATGATAATAGTATTGCTCAGTGGTCGTATCGTAGGTCCAAGCTTTTCCACCAAAGGTTCCCATCCAATTATTCGGAGTTCCCCCTTTGACAGGATCCTTCCAAATATACCAATCTCTCTTAGGATTATCTTTAGAAGAACGAGATTCAAGAAACCATGGATGCAAATGAGAAGTATGATTCGCAACTAGGTCCATGATGATGCGGATCTTTCGTTTATGAGCTTCTTTTAATAAACGTTTGAACGTATCTAAGTCCCCGAAAACAGGATCGATGTTTTCATAATCGGAAATATCATATCCGAAATCGAACATTGGGGAAGGATATATAGGAGAAAGCCAGATGGCATCGATGCCCAGGGAATTCGGAGTCCCATCATTGAGATAATCTAGTTTTTGGATGATACCTTGTAAATCGCCTACCCCATCTCCATTGGAATCCTTAAAACTCCTTGGATAGATCTGATAAACGACCGCGTTCTTCCACCAATCCGCATCTATTTTCTTTGTACGGCCAGCGGGAGTAGACTTCTTGAGAAGCCGAGCGGAACCCTCGGCTGCTTTCTTTCTTTTAGAAGCGACTGTGGAACGACTTTCCGAATCCATACTGGGAACCATTTTTAAAAGACGAGTTCCCCTGTCATCCTTTCCTCCGGTTGAATTCTCAAGATCCGGGCTTCCAAGGATCGTAATAATTCTGGGTCCTTGACCTGTTCTCCCTCTGCAGTCTGCAGATAGAACGAGTCATACGCATAGTCTGCTGAAGTAGAAACTTTTAAATAAGAAACTTTTAAACCGAATTCGAATACCTTTCTCAGGATCCTATAAACCAAACCGACCATGTCCGGCATTCTTACTTCCATGATCGTGGTATCCGTAAGATCTTCGTTGGAGAAACGAACAGATCGATTGACTATACTTTCCGGTATCGTCTTACGTGGATTCCATTCCGTTCTTTCAAAGGCAATCTTGTCTCTTTGCAATTGCCCGGAAGCCATAAGTCTGAGCTTTCCTTCCATTCGAGAGATCTTTTCGGGAGGAATATTACCGCTTCCTTGCGAGTCTGTGATCTGAAGAATATGAATTTGAAACTCTCCGTGAGCGTAACTCTGCATTCCCACAAGACTCAAGCCTTCGGAAGAAACGGAACAGCATAGATCCAAAAGGATTTCAGGAATATTACGACTCACCGCTTCTACTGTTACGAATGCCGGATCTTGCTCAGAATCAAAAAGCAAATCGTTCTTTTCTTCCTGGCTTAGGATAGCAATCGCTTTAAAATGTTTTAATATTTTGCGGTTCGAAACCGTTTTTAAAAAACTCTGAGGCATCACTGAATAAGCAAAAGAAGCGATGGATTTCGCCATCTTAGTATCCTGGCCTTCTTTTTCAGTAAGGTAGACTACCAAATCTTTGCAAAGTGCGATTCTTTCCTCTTCTCCATGAGCATATTCTTCGTCAGGTCTCTTGTTCCGGAATG
Above is a window of Leptospira semungkisensis DNA encoding:
- a CDS encoding alpha-glucosidase encodes the protein MDSESRSTVASKRKKAAEGSARLLKKSTPAGRTKKIDADWWKNAVVYQIYPRSFKDSNGDGVGDLQGIIQKLDYLNDGTPNSLGIDAIWLSPIYPSPMFDFGYDISDYENIDPVFGDLDTFKRLLKEAHKRKIRIIMDLVANHTSHLHPWFLESRSSKDNPKRDWYIWKDPVKGGTPNNWMGTFGGKAWTYDTTTEQYYYHSFLAEQPDLNWRNPEVKKAIFNMVRFWLDMGVDGFRLDVVNLFVKDAELRSNPRKRWIARPFDQQNHLYDRDRPEMHDILKDLRKLLDSYGDKMSVGEVMMEPPGTSALPASYYGDKGDELHLAFNFAFFYTPWKAEKFRDVIKEWEKYLRERGWPNYTLSNHDFRRHITRYAKGRETVHRAKIAAMMLLTLRGTPFLYYGEELGMMDERVPKNRIKDPVGIRYWPVYPSRDNCRLPMCWSGDKNGGFSENEPWLPVFSQHDFINVETQSRSIDSLLNFYKKLIWLRKGNEILKKGTLALDYDSPPGVLQYTREYDKKKCLIILNFENESKKIVANANRTAQILISTHRKPEKMEIPVVFEIAPYEGMVLEY